The following coding sequences lie in one Ostrea edulis chromosome 8, xbOstEdul1.1, whole genome shotgun sequence genomic window:
- the LOC125663335 gene encoding uncharacterized protein K02A2.6-like produces the protein MCDIKAFDLLSVSKQKQTEIAKYTKAELEALYQIIVDGWPDTRDQAPVSTHSFWNSRDELSVMDGIIFKGMRIVFPPSLRPHMLELIHQSHLGIVKCKQRAREVAYWPGMNSQIEETVCNCSKCATFQNKQTPEPLKPSPVPDPPYQVVGCDLFDFQSKKYLILVDYFSHYVDVVEVKSPSTTSMLEAMKSVFACHGIPRQLRSDNGPQFTSICRVYDIEHNTSSPNFQSSNGEAERAVQTVKRL, from the coding sequence ATGTGTGACATCAAGGCTTTTGATCTCCTATCTGTGAGCAAGCAAAAACAAACAGAAATCGCAAAATACACTAAAGCGGAACTAGAGGCATTGTATCAGATAATTGTTGATGGTTGGCCTGACACCAGAGACCAAGCACCTGTCAGCACACACAGTTTCTGGAACTCACGAGACGAGTTATCTGTTATGGACGGTATCATTTTCAAAGGAATGAGGATCGTCTTTCCACCAAGTCTTAGACCGCACATGCTTGAACTTATTCATCAATCTCACTTGGGGATAGTCAAGTGTAAACAGAGAGCTCGTGAAGTCGCTTACTGGCCCGGTATGAATTCCCAGATCGAGGAAACCGTgtgcaattgctcaaaatgtgcAACCTTTCAGAACAAACAAACCCCAGAACCTCTTAAGCCATCACCAGTACCAGATCCACCATACCAAGTAGTAGGATGTGATCTGTTTGACTTTCAGTCCAAAAAGTACCTCATCTTAGTGGACTACTTTTCACACTATGTTGATGTAGTTGAGGTGAAATCTCCGTCAACCACCTCAATGCTGGAAGCTATGAAGTCAGTGTTTGCTTGTCATGGAATACCTAGACAACTACGGTCAGATAATGGACCTCAGTTCACGTCAATTTGTCGAGTGTACGACATTGAACATAATACATCAAGCCCAAACTTCCAGAGCTCCAATGGGGAAGCTGAACGAGCCGTTCAGACAGTTAAACGTCTTTGA